The stretch of DNA ACCTCATGGATGCCTTGGCGCCGTTCGTGGTGCGTGGCGAACTGCTGGTGACCGTGAACCGCAAGGTCGGCTCACTCGATTCCGTGGTGAAAGACGGCGACGTGTTGAAAATCTCCCACCAATCGCGCGCCTCCTACGACGGCACCACCGATATTCCCACCTGAGCAGGCGACGGTCACGGGGGCGTCGCCCGCAACGCGTAGACGGGCTCTCGCTCTCGCTGGATGGTCAGAGCACGGCTATCGTCAGGGGGCAGCCCCGGACGCCGAGGGGCTGGTTTTTGAACGACAGCACTGTGCGTATCGTGTGCCGCTCCCGCAGGGGCAGGGGGCAGTGCGGTCTAGACCCTGGCCACGCGCGGGCAGCGCGGAGAGCAGCGCGCCGGGGTCTTGGTGGAACATGTTCCGCAGCATGTCGTACAACGCGGGATCTTTGTGTTTCAGGATATCGGGCGACGTGAAAAAATACTCAGCCAGCACCGCAAAAAACTCGTGTGAATTCGTATAGGCATAGCGATTGATGTGAGCGTGATGCTCCGGCGGGCGAGCCAGTTCCCGGGCCACATACCGTACCCATAGCCGGACCACCATCCACGGCACCTCCGGCGGGAGGCCATAGTCGTCCGCCTCGCGTTCAACCAGATGTGCGAATTCATGGACCCCCACATTCTGCTTGCCTGACGGATGGGCAAACCCTGCCAGGAGCGCCGGCTTCGAGAGAATCATGACTCCGCTCAAATGGTGCAGGCCCACCATCCCGAGCATGGCCACATCCGATCCCTTGGCGCTCTGGTAGTCGTCATCGAACGCATCCGGATAGATCAGCACTTCGCGCAGCCGATGGTAGTCCCAGTCGTGGAAACCAAAGATGGGGATCACCGCGCTTGCCGCGACCAGCACCCGAACCGTCTCGTCGAGCTCGGTGCGAATACCCGTGATTCGAACCTCATCGAGAAAGATCTGCACGACCTGCCGAAAACGCGCCTTGCCTCCCGCATCCATGGCCACGAAGAATGCCACATGCGCGCTGAGTATCTGTTCCCAGGCATCGGGAAACGGCTGCTGCATGACTGCGAGCCGCCGGAGTGTCCGGCGTCGTAGCAGCCAATAGGTGAATGGACTCAGTGCCAGCAGGAGCCACAGCGGCGCGGCGATCCATCCCCACACTCCTGTGCCCATGGCTACCAGGCCAGCGGCGGCGAGCGCCTGCCGCTGGTTTCGTCGATTCGTCTCAGGCGTCACAAGCATCGTGGCAGTGTCCTCAGTGAAAGGGATGCCACGGAGATTCTACGCTGGTGATCTGTGCTCTGCCAGCAGGCCCATGCTGTCAACTATCAGCTTAGATCCCCAACGTCTAACGCTTCACGAGAGACGAGCGACGATCGACGATCCCCTAGATTCCGAAGTCCTGCTATCGGCCATACGCCATAAGCTATCAGCTCTTGTTGCCGAACGAGATACGCTTCACGGACGACGAGATACGGTTCCTCTTCCTCCCCTCAGCCCATCCTGGTAGACTGGGCGCCGCAATCGACCGGGCGGGAGCGGAGAGACGATGGCGCGCAACGATCAAGCGGTGCGTCTGTTGGTGGTGTTGAAGCAGCTGGAGGCGTCGCGGCAGGGCCTCACGCTGGAGCAGCTGGCTGAGTCGCTCGCGCCAGGATCCACCCGGCATCCCCGCACGCTCCGCCGCGATCTCGCCGCGTTGGAAGAAGCCGGCTATCCCCTCGTCACCGAACGCATCAACGGCCAGACCTGCTGGCGACTTATGGAGGGATTTCGCAACGTCCCCGGGTTGCGCTTCTTCCCCTCGGAACTCATGGCGTTGACCTTCAGCCGACGGCTCATCACCCCGCTGGAAGGCACCGAACTCCACACCTCCTTGCAGTCTGCGTTGGGCAAGGCCGCCGCCGCGCTGCCGCCGCAGGGCGTAGCCCTGGTCCAACAACTCGACGGCACCTTCAGCGTCGGCCTCGGTCCGCACAAACGGTATCGGCAGCATCGAGAAACCATCGATCGCCTCACCAGAGCCATCGCCGACGCCACCACCGTGCAGATCCGTTACGATTCCGCCTCGCGCGGCCGCACGACCAGGCGCGAAGTGGATCCCTATCGCCTCTGGTACGCCACCGGCGGCCTCTACCTCATTGCCTACTGTCACCTGCGGCGCGAGCCGCGCATGTTCGCCGTCGAACGGATCAAGTCCGTGACCCCGACCGACCATCCCTATCAGATGCCGCTGCATTTCGATCTCGATGCCTTCGTGCAGGACGCGCTGACCGTCATGCGCGGGCCGCGTATCGAGGTGGAGTTGGATTTCAACAAGGCCACTGCCGCCTGGGTGAAGGATCGAGTCTGGCATGCCACGCAGGAAACTAAACGGACCAAAGGCGGCGGTTTACGCATGACCCTCTCCGTGGCCGATACCCGAGAACTAATCGGCTGGGTGTTGAGTTTCGGTAGCGGCGTGACGGTCCTCAAGCCCGACAGCCTGCGGGAAGCGGTGCGAGAGGAAGCGCAACGCATTGCGGCGCAAGGGGAGTGAAGGGGTGCCATAAGAGAACGCTGACGGTGAAGGATTGATCTACTTCATTTCTCGAAACTGGGAGACGACAATGGCGACGGTAAGTTTCAGCATTCCTGAAGCGGTAAAGAAGAGATTCGACCGGGCATTCGCAGGAAAGAATAAGAGCCGGGTCATTGCCGACCTCATGTCGCAAGCCGTTGAGGAACAGCTGGTGCAGAAGCGCAGGAGTGAAGCGATCGACGCATTGCTGGGCCGTCGACGATCCCGGTTGCCGATGTCGATGCGCGATCTCCGTCGGGCTAGGGAGTCAGGTCGGCTGTGACATGATGGGGTATGTCAGTGGCGCTGACGCTATCAGATGCGGTCTTGGTCACGGCGGATGCGCGGTATGAACGGACCGCCCGACGAAGGGGAGCGATCATGTTGTTGCGCGATGTGGCATTGGTGTAGTCAATCTGCGCGTTCCGTCGAGTGCGGTGTGATGGTGGTCCCAGGGTTGTATTGCCGACAATAGAAAATGTGTTGGCTGGGTGTTGAGTTTCGGCAGCGGCGTGAAGGTGCTCTTGATTTCTCCGATATCCCGGAAGTGAGGGACGCAGAATTGAAACGTATGCGTCGAGTCGGCCGGCCGGCCAGCGGCATGGCCAAGCAGTTGATCGCTATTCGTCTGTCTCCGAAACTTCTGAGCCAGCTTCGCAAGATGGCCGCCAAGCAGGGGAAGCCCTATCAATCCTTGATTCATGAACTCCTGGCGAAAGCGGCCGCAACAGCTGCGTAGAACTTTCCGCGGGTACTTCAAATGAAGAACAGCAAACGAGCCAAACTGGAAGCGGCCGGATGGGCCGTTGGGTCGGTGAAAGAGTTCCTGGGCCTGTCCGAGGCAGAGTCGGCGCTCATCGACATGAAGCTGGCCCTCCCATGTTCTATGAGGACCATGCCCCACCGCATTTTCATGTGCGCTATGGTGAGCACAAGGCTATTATCGCCATTGAGTCATTGGCGCTCTTAGAAGGATATTTGCCGCCGCGTGCATTGGGACTTGTTGCCGAATGGGGCGCACTTCATCGAGATGAGCTGAACGACGACTGGACACTTGCAGAGCAGCGGGCACGGCTTAAGAAAATTAAGCCGCTGGAGTAAGGCCATGCTAAAGGATATTGTCGAAGCCACTGCGTTGGATGGTTACTCAGTCCGCCTCAGATTTGAAGACGGCGTGGTGGGTGAACTTGATCTCTCAGCCATCTTACAATTTGAGGGCGTGTTTGCTCCGCTGAAGGATCTCAATCGCTTCCGGGAGCTACGCGTACATCCGGAGCTTGGGACCATCTTCTGGCCGAATGGGGCCGATCTTGATCCGGCCGTTCTGTACGCCCAAGTGACAGGCACCTCGATCCCGACCTATGAGATTAAGACTGGTACCCGGTAAGACTGCCGTTTCACGCCACTCTTCATCCATCAGGTATCTGCCATGAGCCCAGTTCTTTTTCTCTCTCAGCCATAGGCTCTCGTGCCTCAACCAGCAGTTCCGACCCCACGAGCAACGCCTCCCGAACGACGGCGTTCTGTTCTTCCACGAGATACGCTTCACGAGAGACGAACGACCATCCCCCCATTTCGAAGTCCTGCTATCGGCCATACGCCATCAGCTATCAGCTCTTGTTTCCAAAGGAGATAGGCTTCACGAACGACGAGCGTCGTCTCATGGTGTCTCGTGTTGTGCCTGAGTCCTTACGCACGCTCTTGATCGCTGCGCCGGAAGCTGCTTGCGAATGTCTCGGATTTAGGACATACTGGGAGCGTGAAGTCGATCGTCTTTCATCCGAAGGCGTTGGAGTATATCCGTGATGAGGATCCTGCCATCCGGCGGGAGATCGGAGAAGCTCTCCGAGACCTGCAAAAGGGGCTGCAGCTGGGCATGCCCCTGAGTAGACCGATGCAGGTCGTAGCGCCGGGAGCACATGAACTGCGAGTGACGGGACCATCCACTACGGTGCGAGTGTTCTACTACGTCAAGCTGGTTGACGCAATCGTGGTGTTTCATGCATTTCAGAAGAAGATGCAGAAGACTCCCAAGCGCGAGTTGAGCACAGGGCGACAGCGATTGAAAGAGGTGCTACATGGCGACAGCTAAAACAGGCAAGCGAGTGACAGTTCGATCCGCAGAGGAGCTCGGCCGCGTATTGGGCCTTTCAGTGGCCGATACGGCCGAGATGGAGTTTCGATCCGACCTCACCGTCTCCCTCGTCAAAATTATCGAGGCCGGGTCGCTCACGCATGCGGAAATCGCAAAGCGCGCGGGGACGTCGCGGACCCGTGTCACGGCCATTGCAAATGGGAATACTCAGGGAGTGTCGACCGACGTGCTCATCCGCGTTCTGGCGGCCACCGGGCATCGGGCAGAGGTCCGGGTTAAGAAATCGGCAGCGTAACCCCTCTTCCGTTTGCCGTCAACCAGCACGGTTCTCTTTACGAGCGACGCTTCACGAGAGACGAGATACGGTCCCCTAGATTCCGAGGTCCTGCTATCAGCCACACGCTCTTGTGGCCCAGCCATACGCCATAGGCTCTTTTCCCCATCGTGACCCCGGAGGTCACGGTCGTGAAGTAGGCTGCCGGCAGGGAGTGAGAATCGTCACAGGTGGTGATTTCTTGAGGGGAAACGAGTATTCTGCGGCGGCATTGCCCGTGGTGTGGCGAGCTCATCAAGCGCCTTACGGAGACTGCTTCTATGGTACAGCCGTCATCATTATTGACCCATGTGACTCAGACGATCATCGATCGCTTTCATCCAAAGCGCATCATGGTGTTTGGTAGCCATGCGCGAGGGGAGGCTGGCCCGGAAAGCGACTTGGATCTCTTTATTGAGATGGAGACGCCTCGCCGGCCTCCTGACCGGGCGATCGAAGTAAGCGAGGCCTTCGGGCTACGTGCATGGCCGATGGATATCGTGGTGTATACGCCGGAAGAAGTGCGGCGCTTACGCCACGTGAAGGGAACGCTGCTGTCGGTCATTGAGAAGGAGGGCAAAGTTCTGTATGAGCAGGGCTGAGTCCAACTTCGAAGCCTGGCTTCGCAAGGCCGAACATGATGTGCTGAACATCGAGAATAACCTCGTTGCCAAGGACATTCCCTGGGACACGGTCTGCTTTCACGCACAGCAAGTAGCTGAGAAAGTATTGAAGGCGTTTCTGGTCCATCATGGGCGCGATCTCTCGAAGACTCACGATTTGGTTGCACTGCTGGCTCAGTGCGTCGCGTGTGATGAAGGGCTAGCGGTATTGGAGTCTGACTGCCGGAAATTGACCTCGTACGGTGTCGCGGCACGGTATCCGGATGACCTGTTCGAGCCAGAAGAAGCGGATGGTCGTGACGTGGTGGCCGCCGCCTATCGCGTGCGTACAAAAATTCTCCTGCTCCTGCCGCGAAACCGATGAATGTCTGTGAAGTTTTCGAGCCTATTCCCTATGTTCCCATCCGATAACTGAAGGTCAGTGCCTGTCACTGAGAATTTGTACCCGACTCTCGTCTGCCTCAATTCCGGAGTCACGGCTTAATAACTCCAGTTCCCTCCGCCCCCGGTCTAAAGGTGGTCCTGCTATCAGCCATACGCCATAAGCTATCAGCTCTTGTCTCCGAACGAGCGTCGCTTCACTCCTGGGGCCTGCTATCAGCCACACGCTCTTGTGGCCCAGCCATCAGCCATAGGCTCTTTTCCCCATCGTGACCCCGGATGTCACGGTTGTGGTGTAGGCTCCCTGTCAGGTTGAAACAAACACACAGGAGGCGACCATGCGACAGGCACAGGTGCAGACGGCAGCGATCATCGGCGGACTGCTCTGGCTGGCGTCAATCGGGAATGGCGGAGCGGAGCCGGGCTTCGACGAGAAGTACCAGCGCGACTTTAACATCTTCAACCCCATCAACCAGTATCAGCCCGGCAACCCGCTGAATCCCATCAATGCCTACGACCCGGCGAACCCGTTTAATCCAATCAACCAGTACGATCCCGGCAACCCCGCCAATCCGATCAACCAATTCAACCCCAATAATCCCTTTAACCCCGTGAATCGCTATCGGCCGGAGAATCCGTTAAACCCGATCAATGAGTTTAATCCCAATGTGCCGTTTGCGCCGTTGGGCGGTGGAGGCGGGATGGGGAAGAGGCGGTGATGCGGGGAGAGGAGAATGAAGAGTCGATGGCGAATGGCAGATAGCCTGAACGGAAACAGAGCGTATGGCGGATAGGCAGGCGGGAGAGGCTTGCCAGTCAAGTCGAGCTGTAACTCCTTTGCGACGAGCTCTTTTCCTTCCTGCTATAAGCCATAGGCCATTTGCTCCCATTCCGCCCATCCAAGTATGCCACTAGCTGATTTTGCCGGTAAAAACGCGAGTGATAAATGGATTAGAAACGAGTATTCTTCGCCGAA from Nitrospira sp. encodes:
- a CDS encoding transcriptional regulator, whose protein sequence is MARNDQAVRLLVVLKQLEASRQGLTLEQLAESLAPGSTRHPRTLRRDLAALEEAGYPLVTERINGQTCWRLMEGFRNVPGLRFFPSELMALTFSRRLITPLEGTELHTSLQSALGKAAAALPPQGVALVQQLDGTFSVGLGPHKRYRQHRETIDRLTRAIADATTVQIRYDSASRGRTTRREVDPYRLWYATGGLYLIAYCHLRREPRMFAVERIKSVTPTDHPYQMPLHFDLDAFVQDALTVMRGPRIEVELDFNKATAAWVKDRVWHATQETKRTKGGGLRMTLSVADTRELIGWVLSFGSGVTVLKPDSLREAVREEAQRIAAQGE
- a CDS encoding DUF2442 domain-containing protein — protein: MLKDIVEATALDGYSVRLRFEDGVVGELDLSAILQFEGVFAPLKDLNRFRELRVHPELGTIFWPNGADLDPAVLYAQVTGTSIPTYEIKTGTR
- a CDS encoding HEPN domain-containing protein, whose protein sequence is MSRAESNFEAWLRKAEHDVLNIENNLVAKDIPWDTVCFHAQQVAEKVLKAFLVHHGRDLSKTHDLVALLAQCVACDEGLAVLESDCRKLTSYGVAARYPDDLFEPEEADGRDVVAAAYRVRTKILLLLPRNR
- a CDS encoding XRE family transcriptional regulator, with protein sequence MATAKTGKRVTVRSAEELGRVLGLSVADTAEMEFRSDLTVSLVKIIEAGSLTHAEIAKRAGTSRTRVTAIANGNTQGVSTDVLIRVLAATGHRAEVRVKKSAA
- a CDS encoding type II toxin-antitoxin system RelE/ParE family toxin, with the protein product MKSIVFHPKALEYIRDEDPAIRREIGEALRDLQKGLQLGMPLSRPMQVVAPGAHELRVTGPSTTVRVFYYVKLVDAIVVFHAFQKKMQKTPKRELSTGRQRLKEVLHGDS
- a CDS encoding BrnA antitoxin family protein → MCWLGVEFRQRREGALDFSDIPEVRDAELKRMRRVGRPASGMAKQLIAIRLSPKLLSQLRKMAAKQGKPYQSLIHELLAKAAATAA
- a CDS encoding DUF4160 domain-containing protein translates to MFYEDHAPPHFHVRYGEHKAIIAIESLALLEGYLPPRALGLVAEWGALHRDELNDDWTLAEQRARLKKIKPLE
- a CDS encoding zinc-dependent peptidase, which gives rise to MLVTPETNRRNQRQALAAAGLVAMGTGVWGWIAAPLWLLLALSPFTYWLLRRRTLRRLAVMQQPFPDAWEQILSAHVAFFVAMDAGGKARFRQVVQIFLDEVRITGIRTELDETVRVLVAASAVIPIFGFHDWDYHRLREVLIYPDAFDDDYQSAKGSDVAMLGMVGLHHLSGVMILSKPALLAGFAHPSGKQNVGVHEFAHLVEREADDYGLPPEVPWMVVRLWVRYVARELARPPEHHAHINRYAYTNSHEFFAVLAEYFFTSPDILKHKDPALYDMLRNMFHQDPGALLSALPARGQGLDRTAPCPCGSGTRYAQCCRSKTSPSASGAAP
- a CDS encoding nucleotidyltransferase domain-containing protein, with protein sequence MVQPSSLLTHVTQTIIDRFHPKRIMVFGSHARGEAGPESDLDLFIEMETPRRPPDRAIEVSEAFGLRAWPMDIVVYTPEEVRRLRHVKGTLLSVIEKEGKVLYEQG